A single region of the Neodiprion pinetum isolate iyNeoPine1 chromosome 5, iyNeoPine1.2, whole genome shotgun sequence genome encodes:
- the LOC124219636 gene encoding alpha-tocopherol transfer protein isoform X4, giving the protein MEESADAVRIQELHDPINKNSERLPEDDFERIKIERVRPSYPEDFNHHRLTSNLVGTRNSEKPIGSSVDDTECRNALKNIDAEGLVIGGETDKPSLFSPQIEFRSEDQEAGNFGPSRNGRRMPEPKIENEPDDEEVALDLSEPPEEVMEYARTQLGETDEVKCLTIDELRDMIYERGECTPHRMDDAFLIRFLRARRFNVNKAHRLVVNYYNFKDDHPDIHRGLNPLEMRHIGDDDIMTVPAYRTQCGRRMMIFRIGNWDPRKYSIIEIFKATVVVLELGVLEPRAQILGGVVIFDLEGLAMAHAWTVTPQIASMVLALMVTSFPIKSHAIHILHQSWVFDAIFAVFKPLLDARMRDKIFFHGSDMESLHRHVVPTSLPKKYGGTRNELPYYKWIDSLSKNPTIVKEMQLLGYIASEEIIKNLET; this is encoded by the exons atg GAGGAATCAGCCGACGCGGTTCGCATCCAGGAGCTTCACGACCCGATAAACAAGAATAGCGAGAGGCTGCCCGAAGACGATTTCGAGAGGATCAAGATCGAGAGGGTGCGacccagctatcctgaggacTTTAATCACCACAGACTGACTTCCAACCTCGTTGGAACGCGGAACTCAGAAAAACCGATTGGAAGCTCCGTAGATGACACGGAGTGCAGAAACGCGCTGAAGAACATCGATGCAGAGGGCTTAGTGATCGGTGGTGAAACTGATAAACCGTCGCTGTTTTCGCCGCAAATCGAATTCAGAAGTGAAGACCAAGAGGCAGGGAATTTTGGACCAAGCAGAAACGGTAGAAGAATGCCGGAGccgaaaatcgaaaatgagCCCGACGATGAAGAGGTGGCACTTGACCTGAGTGAACCGCCAGAAGAGGTGATGGAATATGCGAGAACCCAACTCGGGGAAACGGACGAGGTCAAATGCCTGACGATTGATGAACTCCGGGACATGATTTACG AGAGAGGGGAGTGCACGCCACATCGGATGGACGATGCGTTTTTGATCCGGTTTCTTCGGGCACGTCGCTTCAACGTAAACAAGGCGCATAGGCTG GTGGTAAACTACTACAACTTCAAGGATGACCATCCGGATATTCACCGTGGTCTGAATCCCTTAGAAATGCGGCACATTGGCGACGATGACATAATGACGGTGCCTGCCTACCGGACGCAGTGCGGTCGACGGATGATGATATTCAGGATCGGGAACTGGGACCCCAGGAAGTACTCTATAATCGAGATTTTCAAGGCGACGGTGGTAGTTCTGGAGCTTGGCGTACTGGAACCAAGAGCCCAGATCCTCGGTGGTGTCGTTATATTCGATTTGGAAGGTCTGGCAATGGCTCACGCATGGACAGTGACGCCGCAG ATAGCGAGCATGGTTTTGGCCCTGATGGTGACTTCGTTTCCCATAAAATCCCACGCCATTCACATCCTGCATCAGTCCTGGGTGTTCGACGCTATATTCGCGGTCTTTAAGCCACTCCTGGACGCCAGGATGAGGGACAAGATCTTCTTTCACGGGTCGGACATGGAAAGTCTGCATAGACACGTGGTCCCAACATCACTGCCGAAAAAATACGGTGGTACCAGAAACGAACTTCCCTACTACAAATGGATCGACTCGCTGAGCAAGAACCCGACGATTGTTAAGGAGATGCAGCTGCTTGGCTACATTGCGTCTGAGGAAATAATAAAGAATCTCGAGACGTAG
- the LOC124219636 gene encoding uncharacterized protein isoform X1: protein MAGKTEAGKSSLISALFHLTGNGLEGEILLDGIDAKLIGLHELRPRISMIPQEPILFSTILRYNPDPFDQYSDTQLWNSLREVELGNAVSSLKFQLGYYTQTGCRRAVLILDCWKVNVIGRRFPGYIFTSIQTEESADAVRIQELHDPINKNSERLPEDDFERIKIERVRPSYPEDFNHHRLTSNLVGTRNSEKPIGSSVDDTECRNALKNIDAEGLVIGGETDKPSLFSPQIEFRSEDQEAGNFGPSRNGRRMPEPKIENEPDDEEVALDLSEPPEEVMEYARTQLGETDEVKCLTIDELRDMIYERGECTPHRMDDAFLIRFLRARRFNVNKAHRLVVNYYNFKDDHPDIHRGLNPLEMRHIGDDDIMTVPAYRTQCGRRMMIFRIGNWDPRKYSIIEIFKATVVVLELGVLEPRAQILGGVVIFDLEGLAMAHAWTVTPQIASMVLALMVTSFPIKSHAIHILHQSWVFDAIFAVFKPLLDARMRDKIFFHGSDMESLHRHVVPTSLPKKYGGTRNELPYYKWIDSLSKNPTIVKEMQLLGYIASEEIIKNLET, encoded by the exons ATGGCGGGAAAAACCGAGGCTGGGAAATCCTCGCTGATCTCAGCGCTGTTTCATCTCACCGGAAATGGACTGGAGGGAGAAATTCTGCTGGATGGGATCGACGCGAAGTTGATTGGACTACACGAGTTGCGACCCCGGATTTCGATGATCCCTCAGGAGCCGATTCTGTTCTCAACGATTCTCCGTTACAACCCGGATCCTTTCGACCAGTATTCGGACACCCAGCTTTGGAACAGTCTGCGCGAAGTAGAACTTGGGAATGCGGTATCGTCCCTGAAATTTCAG CTCGGCTACTATACCCAAACGGGTTGCCGTCGTGCAGTTCTCATCCTGGATTGTTGGAAGGTGAACGTGATCGGACGCCGGTTTCCTGGTTACATCTTTACTAGTATCCAAACC GAGGAATCAGCCGACGCGGTTCGCATCCAGGAGCTTCACGACCCGATAAACAAGAATAGCGAGAGGCTGCCCGAAGACGATTTCGAGAGGATCAAGATCGAGAGGGTGCGacccagctatcctgaggacTTTAATCACCACAGACTGACTTCCAACCTCGTTGGAACGCGGAACTCAGAAAAACCGATTGGAAGCTCCGTAGATGACACGGAGTGCAGAAACGCGCTGAAGAACATCGATGCAGAGGGCTTAGTGATCGGTGGTGAAACTGATAAACCGTCGCTGTTTTCGCCGCAAATCGAATTCAGAAGTGAAGACCAAGAGGCAGGGAATTTTGGACCAAGCAGAAACGGTAGAAGAATGCCGGAGccgaaaatcgaaaatgagCCCGACGATGAAGAGGTGGCACTTGACCTGAGTGAACCGCCAGAAGAGGTGATGGAATATGCGAGAACCCAACTCGGGGAAACGGACGAGGTCAAATGCCTGACGATTGATGAACTCCGGGACATGATTTACG AGAGAGGGGAGTGCACGCCACATCGGATGGACGATGCGTTTTTGATCCGGTTTCTTCGGGCACGTCGCTTCAACGTAAACAAGGCGCATAGGCTG GTGGTAAACTACTACAACTTCAAGGATGACCATCCGGATATTCACCGTGGTCTGAATCCCTTAGAAATGCGGCACATTGGCGACGATGACATAATGACGGTGCCTGCCTACCGGACGCAGTGCGGTCGACGGATGATGATATTCAGGATCGGGAACTGGGACCCCAGGAAGTACTCTATAATCGAGATTTTCAAGGCGACGGTGGTAGTTCTGGAGCTTGGCGTACTGGAACCAAGAGCCCAGATCCTCGGTGGTGTCGTTATATTCGATTTGGAAGGTCTGGCAATGGCTCACGCATGGACAGTGACGCCGCAG ATAGCGAGCATGGTTTTGGCCCTGATGGTGACTTCGTTTCCCATAAAATCCCACGCCATTCACATCCTGCATCAGTCCTGGGTGTTCGACGCTATATTCGCGGTCTTTAAGCCACTCCTGGACGCCAGGATGAGGGACAAGATCTTCTTTCACGGGTCGGACATGGAAAGTCTGCATAGACACGTGGTCCCAACATCACTGCCGAAAAAATACGGTGGTACCAGAAACGAACTTCCCTACTACAAATGGATCGACTCGCTGAGCAAGAACCCGACGATTGTTAAGGAGATGCAGCTGCTTGGCTACATTGCGTCTGAGGAAATAATAAAGAATCTCGAGACGTAG
- the LOC124219636 gene encoding alpha-tocopherol transfer protein-like isoform X2 codes for MGRSVPNRTISTHTILGYYTQTGCRRAVLILDCWKVNVIGRRFPGYIFTSIQTEESADAVRIQELHDPINKNSERLPEDDFERIKIERVRPSYPEDFNHHRLTSNLVGTRNSEKPIGSSVDDTECRNALKNIDAEGLVIGGETDKPSLFSPQIEFRSEDQEAGNFGPSRNGRRMPEPKIENEPDDEEVALDLSEPPEEVMEYARTQLGETDEVKCLTIDELRDMIYERGECTPHRMDDAFLIRFLRARRFNVNKAHRLVVNYYNFKDDHPDIHRGLNPLEMRHIGDDDIMTVPAYRTQCGRRMMIFRIGNWDPRKYSIIEIFKATVVVLELGVLEPRAQILGGVVIFDLEGLAMAHAWTVTPQIASMVLALMVTSFPIKSHAIHILHQSWVFDAIFAVFKPLLDARMRDKIFFHGSDMESLHRHVVPTSLPKKYGGTRNELPYYKWIDSLSKNPTIVKEMQLLGYIASEEIIKNLET; via the exons ATGGGGCGTTCCGTGCCAAATCGAACGATCTCAACCCATACCAta CTCGGCTACTATACCCAAACGGGTTGCCGTCGTGCAGTTCTCATCCTGGATTGTTGGAAGGTGAACGTGATCGGACGCCGGTTTCCTGGTTACATCTTTACTAGTATCCAAACC GAGGAATCAGCCGACGCGGTTCGCATCCAGGAGCTTCACGACCCGATAAACAAGAATAGCGAGAGGCTGCCCGAAGACGATTTCGAGAGGATCAAGATCGAGAGGGTGCGacccagctatcctgaggacTTTAATCACCACAGACTGACTTCCAACCTCGTTGGAACGCGGAACTCAGAAAAACCGATTGGAAGCTCCGTAGATGACACGGAGTGCAGAAACGCGCTGAAGAACATCGATGCAGAGGGCTTAGTGATCGGTGGTGAAACTGATAAACCGTCGCTGTTTTCGCCGCAAATCGAATTCAGAAGTGAAGACCAAGAGGCAGGGAATTTTGGACCAAGCAGAAACGGTAGAAGAATGCCGGAGccgaaaatcgaaaatgagCCCGACGATGAAGAGGTGGCACTTGACCTGAGTGAACCGCCAGAAGAGGTGATGGAATATGCGAGAACCCAACTCGGGGAAACGGACGAGGTCAAATGCCTGACGATTGATGAACTCCGGGACATGATTTACG AGAGAGGGGAGTGCACGCCACATCGGATGGACGATGCGTTTTTGATCCGGTTTCTTCGGGCACGTCGCTTCAACGTAAACAAGGCGCATAGGCTG GTGGTAAACTACTACAACTTCAAGGATGACCATCCGGATATTCACCGTGGTCTGAATCCCTTAGAAATGCGGCACATTGGCGACGATGACATAATGACGGTGCCTGCCTACCGGACGCAGTGCGGTCGACGGATGATGATATTCAGGATCGGGAACTGGGACCCCAGGAAGTACTCTATAATCGAGATTTTCAAGGCGACGGTGGTAGTTCTGGAGCTTGGCGTACTGGAACCAAGAGCCCAGATCCTCGGTGGTGTCGTTATATTCGATTTGGAAGGTCTGGCAATGGCTCACGCATGGACAGTGACGCCGCAG ATAGCGAGCATGGTTTTGGCCCTGATGGTGACTTCGTTTCCCATAAAATCCCACGCCATTCACATCCTGCATCAGTCCTGGGTGTTCGACGCTATATTCGCGGTCTTTAAGCCACTCCTGGACGCCAGGATGAGGGACAAGATCTTCTTTCACGGGTCGGACATGGAAAGTCTGCATAGACACGTGGTCCCAACATCACTGCCGAAAAAATACGGTGGTACCAGAAACGAACTTCCCTACTACAAATGGATCGACTCGCTGAGCAAGAACCCGACGATTGTTAAGGAGATGCAGCTGCTTGGCTACATTGCGTCTGAGGAAATAATAAAGAATCTCGAGACGTAG
- the LOC124219636 gene encoding alpha-tocopherol transfer protein-like isoform X3 produces the protein MIKQENERDQLLRNSIGLQYVGLYFNRDMTEESADAVRIQELHDPINKNSERLPEDDFERIKIERVRPSYPEDFNHHRLTSNLVGTRNSEKPIGSSVDDTECRNALKNIDAEGLVIGGETDKPSLFSPQIEFRSEDQEAGNFGPSRNGRRMPEPKIENEPDDEEVALDLSEPPEEVMEYARTQLGETDEVKCLTIDELRDMIYERGECTPHRMDDAFLIRFLRARRFNVNKAHRLVVNYYNFKDDHPDIHRGLNPLEMRHIGDDDIMTVPAYRTQCGRRMMIFRIGNWDPRKYSIIEIFKATVVVLELGVLEPRAQILGGVVIFDLEGLAMAHAWTVTPQIASMVLALMVTSFPIKSHAIHILHQSWVFDAIFAVFKPLLDARMRDKIFFHGSDMESLHRHVVPTSLPKKYGGTRNELPYYKWIDSLSKNPTIVKEMQLLGYIASEEIIKNLET, from the exons ATGATAAAACAAGAGAACGAAAGAGACCAATTACTGCGCAACTCCATCGGCCTACAGTACGTCGGGCTGTACTTCAATCGTGACATGACT GAGGAATCAGCCGACGCGGTTCGCATCCAGGAGCTTCACGACCCGATAAACAAGAATAGCGAGAGGCTGCCCGAAGACGATTTCGAGAGGATCAAGATCGAGAGGGTGCGacccagctatcctgaggacTTTAATCACCACAGACTGACTTCCAACCTCGTTGGAACGCGGAACTCAGAAAAACCGATTGGAAGCTCCGTAGATGACACGGAGTGCAGAAACGCGCTGAAGAACATCGATGCAGAGGGCTTAGTGATCGGTGGTGAAACTGATAAACCGTCGCTGTTTTCGCCGCAAATCGAATTCAGAAGTGAAGACCAAGAGGCAGGGAATTTTGGACCAAGCAGAAACGGTAGAAGAATGCCGGAGccgaaaatcgaaaatgagCCCGACGATGAAGAGGTGGCACTTGACCTGAGTGAACCGCCAGAAGAGGTGATGGAATATGCGAGAACCCAACTCGGGGAAACGGACGAGGTCAAATGCCTGACGATTGATGAACTCCGGGACATGATTTACG AGAGAGGGGAGTGCACGCCACATCGGATGGACGATGCGTTTTTGATCCGGTTTCTTCGGGCACGTCGCTTCAACGTAAACAAGGCGCATAGGCTG GTGGTAAACTACTACAACTTCAAGGATGACCATCCGGATATTCACCGTGGTCTGAATCCCTTAGAAATGCGGCACATTGGCGACGATGACATAATGACGGTGCCTGCCTACCGGACGCAGTGCGGTCGACGGATGATGATATTCAGGATCGGGAACTGGGACCCCAGGAAGTACTCTATAATCGAGATTTTCAAGGCGACGGTGGTAGTTCTGGAGCTTGGCGTACTGGAACCAAGAGCCCAGATCCTCGGTGGTGTCGTTATATTCGATTTGGAAGGTCTGGCAATGGCTCACGCATGGACAGTGACGCCGCAG ATAGCGAGCATGGTTTTGGCCCTGATGGTGACTTCGTTTCCCATAAAATCCCACGCCATTCACATCCTGCATCAGTCCTGGGTGTTCGACGCTATATTCGCGGTCTTTAAGCCACTCCTGGACGCCAGGATGAGGGACAAGATCTTCTTTCACGGGTCGGACATGGAAAGTCTGCATAGACACGTGGTCCCAACATCACTGCCGAAAAAATACGGTGGTACCAGAAACGAACTTCCCTACTACAAATGGATCGACTCGCTGAGCAAGAACCCGACGATTGTTAAGGAGATGCAGCTGCTTGGCTACATTGCGTCTGAGGAAATAATAAAGAATCTCGAGACGTAG
- the LOC124219640 gene encoding alpha-tocopherol transfer protein-like isoform X1, with translation MAKKAPTMMTDMDVLPSLKLGDFTLEFELGPPSAELVEVAKNELRETPERTKEAVAQLRELLNGETDLVWPSDNEAWLVRFLRPVKFYPASALKLIKNYYNFKIKHANVYNDLKPSREKNIFEHNILTVLPNRDQDGRRILIIELGKKWKHNKCSLDEVFKGCVLFLEAATLEPSSQIAGAVVIFDMDGLSLQQTWQFTPPFAKRIVDWLQDSVPLRIKNIHIVNQPYIFNVVFALFKPFLREKLKSRIIFHGTDRKSLHEHLSPKCLPECYGGNLQIPRVTGPQWLELLLMCDKEYEAINSYGYKKK, from the exons ATGGCGAAGAAAGCAC CCACGATGATGACCGACATGGACGTCCTGCCGTCCTTGAAGCTCGGTGATTTCACTCTCGAGTTTGAACTTGGACCACCGTCGGCTGAACTGGTTGAAGTTGCCAAAAATGAGCTCAGAGAAACACCCGAGAGAACGAAAGAGGCCGTTGCGCAACTCAGGGAGCTCCTCAACG GAGAGACTGACCTGGTTTGGCCATCGGACAACGAGGCGTGGTTGGTCAGGTTCCTAAGACCGGTCAAGTTCTACCCAGCGTCGGCACTGAAGCTGATAAAGAACTACTACAACTTCAAGATAAAGCACGCGAACGTGTACAATGATCTGAAGCCAAGCCGTGAAAAGAACATCTTCGAACACAACATCCTGACGGTGCTTCCAAACCGGGATCAGGACGGTCGTCGAATCCTGATCATCGAGCTGGGCAAGAAGTGGAAGCACAACAAGTGCAGCCTGGACGAGGTCTTCAAGGGCTGTGTTCTTTTCCTCGAGGCTGCCACCCTCGAGCCATCGTCCCAAATCGCCGGTGCCGTCGTCATCTTCGACATGGACGGTCTCTCACTCCAGCAAACATGGCAGTTCACCCCGCCCTTCGCCAAAAGGATCGTCGACTGGCTTCAGGACAGTGTTCCCCTCAGGATCAAGAACATCCACATCGTCAACCAGCCTTATATATTCAACGTGGTCTTCGCACTGTTCAAACCTTTCCTGAGGGAAAAGCTCAAGAGCCGA atcaTTTTCCACGGTACCGATAGGAAATCCCTACACGAACACTTGTCGCCGAAATGTTTACCTGAATGTTACGGTGGTAATCTGCAAATTCCACGAGTCACTGGACCCCAGTGGCTTGAACTTTTGCTCATGTGCGACAAGGAGTACGAGG CAATCAACTCCTATggttacaagaaaaaatga
- the LOC124219640 gene encoding alpha-tocopherol transfer protein-like isoform X2 gives MMTDMDVLPSLKLGDFTLEFELGPPSAELVEVAKNELRETPERTKEAVAQLRELLNGETDLVWPSDNEAWLVRFLRPVKFYPASALKLIKNYYNFKIKHANVYNDLKPSREKNIFEHNILTVLPNRDQDGRRILIIELGKKWKHNKCSLDEVFKGCVLFLEAATLEPSSQIAGAVVIFDMDGLSLQQTWQFTPPFAKRIVDWLQDSVPLRIKNIHIVNQPYIFNVVFALFKPFLREKLKSRIIFHGTDRKSLHEHLSPKCLPECYGGNLQIPRVTGPQWLELLLMCDKEYEAINSYGYKKK, from the exons ATGATGACCGACATGGACGTCCTGCCGTCCTTGAAGCTCGGTGATTTCACTCTCGAGTTTGAACTTGGACCACCGTCGGCTGAACTGGTTGAAGTTGCCAAAAATGAGCTCAGAGAAACACCCGAGAGAACGAAAGAGGCCGTTGCGCAACTCAGGGAGCTCCTCAACG GAGAGACTGACCTGGTTTGGCCATCGGACAACGAGGCGTGGTTGGTCAGGTTCCTAAGACCGGTCAAGTTCTACCCAGCGTCGGCACTGAAGCTGATAAAGAACTACTACAACTTCAAGATAAAGCACGCGAACGTGTACAATGATCTGAAGCCAAGCCGTGAAAAGAACATCTTCGAACACAACATCCTGACGGTGCTTCCAAACCGGGATCAGGACGGTCGTCGAATCCTGATCATCGAGCTGGGCAAGAAGTGGAAGCACAACAAGTGCAGCCTGGACGAGGTCTTCAAGGGCTGTGTTCTTTTCCTCGAGGCTGCCACCCTCGAGCCATCGTCCCAAATCGCCGGTGCCGTCGTCATCTTCGACATGGACGGTCTCTCACTCCAGCAAACATGGCAGTTCACCCCGCCCTTCGCCAAAAGGATCGTCGACTGGCTTCAGGACAGTGTTCCCCTCAGGATCAAGAACATCCACATCGTCAACCAGCCTTATATATTCAACGTGGTCTTCGCACTGTTCAAACCTTTCCTGAGGGAAAAGCTCAAGAGCCGA atcaTTTTCCACGGTACCGATAGGAAATCCCTACACGAACACTTGTCGCCGAAATGTTTACCTGAATGTTACGGTGGTAATCTGCAAATTCCACGAGTCACTGGACCCCAGTGGCTTGAACTTTTGCTCATGTGCGACAAGGAGTACGAGG CAATCAACTCCTATggttacaagaaaaaatga
- the LOC124219639 gene encoding alpha-tocopherol transfer protein-like isoform X2 produces the protein MSKIIETSLAPGGQEALTQRLQTTPTLKIGSVELRFEPEGLDEFYENKAREELRETDDVVAQGLEGLRELLKGETDLIVPAESDEYLYRFLRPCKWYPESTFELMKHFYGFRKTHPHICDGLVPSNQRKILESGIITPLPRRCGDGVRLMLIEGGKRWKPREITLDEVLKGIMLTLEAAMAEPITQVCGVQVIIDMAGLSFSHVTHFTTSFARTLLEWVQRCLPCRLKGVHVINQPYVFNVVFAFFKPFLQNLTSTDINPCDEKENVSTPIMVEEN, from the exons ATGTCCAAAATAATTGAGACCAGTTTGGCCCCCGGCGGCCAAGAGGCGCTCACCCAGAGACTTCAGACTACACCGACTCTTAAAATCGGATCGGTTGAGCTCCGCTTTGAACCCGAAGGACTCGACGAGTTTTACGAAAATAAGGCCAGGGAGGAACTCAGGGAAACCGACGATGTCGTTGCTCAGGGACTTGAAGGTCTCAGGGAACTTCTCAAAG GTGAAACGGACCTGATTGTACCAGCCGAATCTGATGAATATTTGTACAGATTTCTAAGACCTTGTAAATGGTATCCGGAAAGCACTTTCGAACTG ATGAAGCATTTCTACGGATTTCGCAAAACACATCCTCACATATGCGACGGTTTGGTGCCCAGCAACCAGCGGAAGATCCTAGAATCCGGCATCATCACCCCTCTTCCTCGGAGGTGTGGCGACGGTGTAAGACTAATGCTAATCGAGGGTGGCAAGAGGTGGAAACCCAGGGAAATCACCCTCGACGAAGTACTCAAGGGGATCATGCTCACCCTCGAGGCAGCGATGGCGGAGCCGATAACCCAG GTTTGCGGAGTGCAAGTGATAATTGACATGGCTGGACTCTCCTTTTCGCACGTGACTCACTTCACCACGAGTTTTGCCAGGACACTTCTTGAGTGGGTACAGCGTTGCCTACCCTGTCGCCTGAAGGGTGTTCACGTGATAAATCAACCCTATGTGTTCAACGTGGTCTTTGCATTCTTCAAACCCTTCTTGCAG AATCTAACAAGTACGGATATAAATCCGTGTGATGAGAAGGAAAATGTTTCCACTCCAATCATGGTGGAAGAGAACTAA
- the LOC124219639 gene encoding alpha-tocopherol transfer protein-like isoform X1, producing MSKIIETSLAPGGQEALTQRLQTTPTLKIGSVELRFEPEGLDEFYENKAREELRETDDVVAQGLEGLRELLKGETDLIVPAESDEYLYRFLRPCKWYPESTFELMKHFYGFRKTHPHICDGLVPSNQRKILESGIITPLPRRCGDGVRLMLIEGGKRWKPREITLDEVLKGIMLTLEAAMAEPITQVCGVQVIIDMAGLSFSHVTHFTTSFARTLLEWVQRCLPCRLKGVHVINQPYVFNVVFAFFKPFLQEKLRQRIHFHGTDRNSLLEHIDAKALPDRYGGDLQIPNEPIGTELWSYFCTFEEDFEESNKYGYKSV from the exons ATGTCCAAAATAATTGAGACCAGTTTGGCCCCCGGCGGCCAAGAGGCGCTCACCCAGAGACTTCAGACTACACCGACTCTTAAAATCGGATCGGTTGAGCTCCGCTTTGAACCCGAAGGACTCGACGAGTTTTACGAAAATAAGGCCAGGGAGGAACTCAGGGAAACCGACGATGTCGTTGCTCAGGGACTTGAAGGTCTCAGGGAACTTCTCAAAG GTGAAACGGACCTGATTGTACCAGCCGAATCTGATGAATATTTGTACAGATTTCTAAGACCTTGTAAATGGTATCCGGAAAGCACTTTCGAACTG ATGAAGCATTTCTACGGATTTCGCAAAACACATCCTCACATATGCGACGGTTTGGTGCCCAGCAACCAGCGGAAGATCCTAGAATCCGGCATCATCACCCCTCTTCCTCGGAGGTGTGGCGACGGTGTAAGACTAATGCTAATCGAGGGTGGCAAGAGGTGGAAACCCAGGGAAATCACCCTCGACGAAGTACTCAAGGGGATCATGCTCACCCTCGAGGCAGCGATGGCGGAGCCGATAACCCAG GTTTGCGGAGTGCAAGTGATAATTGACATGGCTGGACTCTCCTTTTCGCACGTGACTCACTTCACCACGAGTTTTGCCAGGACACTTCTTGAGTGGGTACAGCGTTGCCTACCCTGTCGCCTGAAGGGTGTTCACGTGATAAATCAACCCTATGTGTTCAACGTGGTCTTTGCATTCTTCAAACCCTTCTTGCAG GAAAAACTCCGGCAAAGGATACACTTCCATGGTACCGATAGAAACAGTCTTCTCGAACATATCGACGCGAAAGCTTTGCCCGATCGGTACGGCGGTGACTTACAAATTCCCAATGAACCAATCGGTACGGAGCTTTGGAGTTACTTCTGCACTTTCGAAGAAGATTTTGAAG AATCTAACAAGTACGGATATAAATCCGTGTGA